A window of the Janthinobacterium agaricidamnosum NBRC 102515 = DSM 9628 genome harbors these coding sequences:
- a CDS encoding VOC family protein, with translation MDINPYLQFNGNCAQAFTYYRQHLGGQELTLMPFRGSPAEDQVEGDWKDKIMHGSIKIGNTTLMGSDTMCAETGAASAIQGCSISIHLDDPAEAERLFNTLAERGKTTMALEKTFWARKFGTLTDQFGVPWMINCE, from the coding sequence ATGGATATCAACCCCTATCTGCAATTTAACGGCAATTGCGCCCAGGCTTTCACGTATTACCGGCAGCACCTGGGTGGCCAGGAATTAACTTTGATGCCCTTTCGCGGCAGCCCGGCCGAAGATCAGGTCGAGGGCGACTGGAAAGACAAAATCATGCACGGCTCGATCAAGATCGGCAACACCACGCTGATGGGTTCCGATACGATGTGCGCGGAAACCGGCGCCGCCAGTGCCATCCAGGGATGCAGCATCTCGATCCACCTGGACGACCCGGCAGAAGCCGAACGTCTGTTCAATACGCTGGCGGAACGCGGCAAGACCACCATGGCGCTGGAAAAAACCTTTTGGGCGCGCAAGTTCGGCACCCTGACCGACCAGTTCGGCGTGCCGTGGATGATCAATTGCGAATGA
- a CDS encoding response regulator, with the protein MYPHQTHSAETPGTTPLPRLQKRQLLLVDDEPNIVSALKRLLRRDGYRIFSATNGQQGLDLLASESIDVIVSDQRMPGMIGVDFLRKAKLLYPDTIRIMLSGYTELQSVTDAVNEGAIYKFLTKPWEDDLLRGHIAEAFRLKEISDENQRLNQELRRTNLELALANRKMEELLQQKQQQIQRDEISLSIARELLQLLPLPVIGMDEDGMIAFTNSAADSVFRHGPPLLGYQASLVLPKLMHRDDIADIDGRRYRIEVHAMGEHSASRGSLLVLNRCESPP; encoded by the coding sequence ATGTATCCGCACCAGACGCACTCAGCCGAAACGCCCGGGACGACGCCGCTGCCGCGCTTGCAAAAGCGCCAGTTGCTGCTGGTCGACGATGAGCCGAATATCGTGTCCGCGCTGAAACGTTTGCTGCGCCGCGACGGTTACCGGATTTTTTCCGCGACCAATGGCCAGCAAGGCCTGGACTTGCTCGCCAGCGAAAGTATCGATGTGATCGTGTCGGACCAGCGCATGCCCGGCATGATAGGCGTCGATTTTTTGCGCAAAGCCAAACTGTTGTATCCCGATACGATACGCATCATGCTGTCCGGCTACACCGAGCTGCAATCGGTGACCGACGCCGTCAATGAAGGCGCGATCTACAAATTCCTGACCAAGCCGTGGGAAGACGATTTATTGCGTGGCCACATAGCCGAAGCGTTCCGCCTGAAAGAAATTTCCGATGAGAATCAGCGCCTGAACCAGGAGTTACGCCGCACCAACCTGGAGCTGGCGCTCGCCAACCGCAAGATGGAAGAGTTGCTGCAACAAAAGCAGCAGCAAATCCAGCGCGACGAGATCAGCCTCAGCATTGCGCGCGAATTGCTGCAATTGCTGCCGCTGCCGGTGATCGGCATGGATGAGGACGGCATGATCGCCTTCACCAACAGCGCCGCCGACAGCGTATTCCGCCACGGCCCGCCATTGCTCGGCTACCAGGCCAGCCTGGTGCTGCCCAAGCTGATGCATCGCGACGACATCGCCGATATCGACGGCCGCCGCTACCGCATCGAAGTGCATGCGATGGGCGAACATTCCGCATCGCGCGGCAGCTTGCTCGTCCTCAACCGTTGCGAAAGTCCGCCATGA
- the otnI gene encoding 2-oxo-tetronate isomerase — MPRFAANISMLFTELDFLDRFGAARAAGFDAVELLFPYPYQPEQLAERLQRHAMQLVLFNMPPGDWINGERGIACDPRRGDEFQHGVQQALRYALALGVRQLHCMSGIVPPDLPLEQARATLIVNLQYAADQCRPHGIDVLIEPINHYDMPGYFLNHSRQAAGIIADCQRDNVFLQYDIYHMQRMEGELSNTIGTLLPLIRHIQLADTPGRHEPGSGEINFRHLFGLLDRIGYQGWVGCEYRPLGQTVAGLGWREMSAG; from the coding sequence ATGCCACGCTTTGCCGCCAATATTTCGATGCTGTTCACCGAACTGGACTTCCTGGACCGCTTTGGCGCCGCCAGGGCAGCCGGTTTTGACGCCGTCGAATTGCTGTTTCCCTATCCTTACCAGCCGGAGCAACTGGCCGAACGGCTGCAACGGCACGCCATGCAACTGGTGCTGTTCAATATGCCGCCCGGCGACTGGATCAATGGCGAACGCGGCATTGCCTGCGACCCGCGCCGCGGCGATGAATTCCAGCACGGCGTGCAGCAGGCGCTGAGGTACGCGCTGGCACTGGGCGTGAGGCAATTGCATTGCATGTCAGGCATCGTGCCGCCGGACCTGCCGCTGGAACAGGCGCGCGCGACGCTGATCGTCAACCTGCAATACGCCGCCGACCAGTGCCGGCCGCATGGCATCGATGTGCTGATCGAACCGATCAACCACTACGACATGCCGGGCTATTTCCTGAACCACAGCCGGCAAGCGGCCGGCATCATCGCCGATTGCCAGCGCGACAATGTCTTCCTGCAATACGACATTTATCATATGCAGCGCATGGAAGGCGAGTTAAGCAATACCATCGGTACGCTGCTGCCGCTGATACGCCATATACAGCTGGCCGATACGCCGGGCCGCCATGAACCGGGCAGCGGTGAAATCAATTTCCGCCACCTGTTCGGATTGCTCGACCGGATCGGCTACCAGGGCTGGGTCGGCTGCGAATACCGGCCGCTGGGCCAGACCGTGGCCGGCCTGGGCTGGCGCGAGATGTCGGCAGGCTGA
- the mutS gene encoding DNA mismatch repair protein MutS, with protein sequence MTIVPNEINAAAAKKSAGEKHTPMMQQYLRIKAEHPTMLVFYRMGDFYELFFEDAEKAARLLGITLTQRGASNGNPIKMCGVPFHSLDGYLGKLVKLGESVAICEQIGDPATSKGPVERKVMRVVTPGTLTDADLLPEKSERPLLALCVITQRKVVSTGLAWLSLASGALKLMEFSGDSKTAAVRLQQELERIAPAEILRADNGDMFDDGASLNVNRVPEWHFDVVGGHKALLDQLGVATLTGFGADGLGAAFGAAGALLRYAQSTQGRGLQHVRSLATETETEFIGLDAATRRNLELTETIRGQEAPTLFSLLDHCRTAMGSRLLRHWLHHARRDQDVARARHAAIGALAQSEASGALAATLAQVPDIERITTRVALLSARPRDLAALRDGLQQLPALRHSVLRCYGPGQGGEHGLLAAIHGALATPDACLDLLQRAVAPEPAAMVRDGGVFARGFDAELDELRALSENAGQFLVDLETRERARTGIANLRVEYNRVHGFYIEVTHGQTDKVPDDYRRRQTLKNAERYITPELKVFEDKALSAQDKALVREKVLYDQLLADLAPHIGTLQTIAQGLAQLDTLTALTEHALQYNWNAPQLVGEPCINIVEGRHPVVENQIERFIANDCRFVNNRRLLLITGPNMGGKSTFMRQVALITLLAYVGSYVPASSAVIGPIDRIFTRIGATDDLAGGRSTFMVEMTESAGILNAATEHSLVLMDEVGRGTSTFDGLALAWAIARHLIDTSRSFTLFATHYFELTQLPESHPSAANVHLSAVEHKDSIIFLHAVQAGPASQSYGLQVAQLAGVPQPVIKAARKHLARLEAQALDATPQRDLFAAPLADPYEEDEPVAEAAVASGHPAAVQELLDALDRLDPDALSPRDALEQLYQLKRLAVPALA encoded by the coding sequence ATGACCATAGTTCCAAACGAAATTAATGCCGCCGCGGCGAAGAAAAGCGCGGGCGAGAAACACACGCCGATGATGCAGCAATACCTGCGCATCAAGGCCGAACATCCGACCATGCTGGTGTTCTACCGCATGGGCGACTTTTATGAACTGTTCTTCGAGGATGCCGAAAAAGCCGCGCGCCTGCTCGGCATCACGCTGACCCAGCGCGGCGCGTCGAACGGCAATCCGATCAAGATGTGCGGCGTGCCGTTCCACTCGCTCGACGGTTACCTGGGCAAGCTGGTCAAGCTCGGCGAATCGGTGGCGATTTGCGAACAGATCGGCGATCCGGCCACCAGCAAGGGACCGGTCGAACGCAAGGTGATGCGGGTGGTCACGCCCGGTACGCTGACCGACGCCGATTTGCTGCCCGAAAAATCCGAGCGCCCTTTGCTGGCGCTGTGCGTGATTACCCAGCGCAAGGTGGTCAGCACCGGCCTGGCCTGGCTGTCGCTGGCCAGCGGCGCGCTGAAGCTGATGGAGTTTTCCGGCGATAGCAAGACCGCCGCGGTGCGCTTGCAGCAAGAACTGGAACGCATCGCGCCGGCCGAAATCTTGCGCGCCGACAATGGCGACATGTTCGACGATGGCGCCAGCCTGAACGTCAACCGGGTGCCGGAATGGCATTTCGACGTGGTCGGCGGCCACAAGGCCTTGCTCGACCAGCTGGGCGTCGCGACCTTGACCGGTTTCGGCGCCGACGGCCTGGGTGCGGCGTTCGGCGCGGCCGGCGCCTTGCTGCGTTACGCCCAGTCGACCCAGGGCCGCGGCTTGCAGCATGTGCGCAGCCTGGCGACCGAAACGGAAACCGAATTCATCGGCCTGGATGCGGCCACCCGGCGCAACCTGGAATTGACGGAGACCATACGCGGCCAGGAAGCGCCGACGCTGTTTTCCCTGCTGGATCATTGCCGCACGGCGATGGGTTCGCGCTTGCTGCGCCACTGGCTGCACCATGCGCGGCGCGACCAGGACGTGGCGCGCGCGCGCCACGCAGCGATCGGTGCGCTGGCGCAAAGCGAAGCCAGCGGCGCACTGGCGGCCACGCTGGCGCAAGTGCCGGATATCGAACGCATCACCACCCGCGTCGCGCTGCTGTCGGCGCGGCCGCGCGACTTGGCGGCGCTGCGCGATGGCTTGCAGCAATTGCCGGCGCTGCGCCACAGCGTGCTGCGCTGCTACGGCCCCGGCCAGGGCGGCGAACACGGCTTGCTGGCCGCCATCCATGGCGCGCTGGCGACGCCCGATGCCTGCCTCGATTTGCTGCAACGCGCGGTGGCGCCGGAGCCGGCCGCGATGGTGCGCGACGGCGGCGTGTTCGCGCGCGGTTTCGACGCCGAACTCGATGAGTTGCGCGCGCTGTCGGAAAACGCCGGCCAATTCCTGGTCGACCTGGAAACCCGCGAACGGGCCCGCACCGGCATCGCCAACCTGCGCGTCGAATACAACAGGGTGCATGGCTTTTATATTGAAGTCACGCACGGCCAGACCGACAAGGTGCCGGACGATTACCGCCGCCGCCAAACGCTGAAAAATGCCGAACGTTACATCACGCCGGAATTGAAGGTGTTTGAAGACAAGGCCCTGTCGGCGCAAGACAAGGCGCTGGTGCGCGAAAAAGTGTTGTACGACCAATTGCTGGCCGACCTGGCGCCGCATATCGGCACGCTGCAAACCATCGCCCAGGGCCTGGCCCAGCTCGACACGCTGACCGCGCTGACCGAGCACGCGCTGCAATACAACTGGAATGCGCCGCAACTGGTCGGCGAGCCGTGCATCAATATCGTCGAAGGCCGCCATCCGGTGGTCGAGAACCAGATCGAACGCTTTATCGCCAACGATTGCCGCTTCGTCAATAACCGCAGATTGCTGCTGATCACCGGCCCGAACATGGGCGGTAAATCGACCTTCATGCGCCAGGTGGCGCTGATCACGCTGCTGGCCTATGTCGGCAGCTACGTGCCGGCCAGCAGCGCGGTGATCGGCCCGATCGACCGCATCTTCACCCGCATCGGCGCGACCGACGACCTGGCCGGCGGCCGTTCGACCTTCATGGTGGAAATGACCGAATCGGCCGGCATCCTGAACGCCGCCACCGAACATTCGCTGGTGCTGATGGATGAGGTCGGGCGCGGCACGTCGACCTTCGACGGCCTGGCGCTGGCGTGGGCCATCGCGCGCCATCTGATCGATACCAGCCGCAGCTTCACGCTGTTCGCGACGCACTATTTCGAATTGACGCAATTGCCGGAAAGCCACCCTAGCGCGGCCAACGTGCATTTGTCGGCGGTCGAGCACAAGGACAGCATCATCTTCCTGCACGCGGTGCAAGCCGGGCCGGCGTCGCAAAGCTACGGCTTGCAAGTGGCCCAGCTGGCCGGCGTGCCGCAGCCGGTGATCAAGGCCGCGCGCAAGCATTTGGCGCGGCTGGAAGCGCAGGCGCTGGACGCCACCCCGCAACGCGACCTGTTCGCCGCGCCGCTGGCCGATCCGTATGAAGAAGACGAGCCGGTGGCCGAGGCCGCTGTTGCCAGCGGCCATCCGGCGGCGGTACAGGAATTGCTGGATGCGCTGGATCGGCTCGATCCGGATGCGCTGTCGCCGCGCGATGCGCTGGAACAGTTGTACCAGTTAAAACGCCTGGCCGTTCCCGCGCTGGCATGA
- the phbB gene encoding acetoacetyl-CoA reductase → MNDKKVALVTGGMGGLGTAICQKLHAAGFQVVTTYSPGNDRFQHWIEEQKDAGFRFTAYQTDAADFDSCAAAVERVLTDLGRVDVLVNNAGITRDQSMRKMELGHWSAVMAANLDSLFNMSKQVLEPMLARKWGRIINISSVNAQKGAFGQCNYAAAKAGMHGFTKSLALEVARHGVTVNTVSPGYLRTKMVTAVPADIMESKILPQIPMGRLGEPEEVAALVAYLASEEAAFVTGANIAINGGQHMS, encoded by the coding sequence ATGAACGACAAGAAAGTGGCATTGGTAACCGGCGGCATGGGTGGTTTAGGTACGGCAATTTGTCAAAAATTGCATGCGGCGGGTTTTCAAGTGGTAACGACGTATTCGCCCGGCAACGATCGCTTCCAGCACTGGATCGAAGAACAAAAAGACGCGGGTTTTCGTTTCACGGCTTACCAGACCGATGCGGCCGATTTCGATTCCTGCGCGGCGGCGGTGGAGCGCGTGCTGACCGACCTGGGACGGGTCGATGTGCTGGTCAATAATGCCGGCATCACGCGCGACCAAAGCATGCGCAAGATGGAACTGGGACATTGGTCGGCGGTGATGGCGGCCAACCTGGACAGCCTGTTCAATATGAGCAAGCAAGTGCTGGAACCGATGCTGGCCCGCAAGTGGGGCCGCATCATTAATATTTCGTCGGTAAACGCGCAAAAAGGTGCGTTTGGTCAATGTAATTATGCGGCGGCCAAGGCCGGCATGCATGGTTTTACCAAGTCGCTGGCGCTGGAAGTGGCGCGCCATGGCGTGACGGTCAACACCGTTTCTCCCGGGTATCTGCGCACCAAGATGGTGACGGCGGTGCCGGCCGATATCATGGAAAGCAAGATCTTGCCGCAAATTCCGATGGGCAGGCTGGGCGAACCGGAGGAAGTGGCGGCGCTGGTCGCTTACCTGGCGTCGGAAGAAGCCGCATTCGTGACCGGTGCTAATATTGCGATTAATGGCGGCCAGCACATGAGCTGA
- a CDS encoding HDOD domain-containing protein, producing the protein MPGIDLQDVIARIQDLPSLPAVVTELLSSMEQEDIDTHLLADKITLDQALTAKTLRLANSSFYGMQSQVTSIQQAITVLGFHSIRTLVTACSITGSFQPAPGSRFDFEAFWRHAVGTAVAARALAPHLRQNPETAFTAGLLHDLGTLVLVTSYPALYRQAELYRGSHDCGEAEAERAIFGLDHALVGSTLAAHWKFPLAIQAAVAGHHDLSGPDACSPSLALTVHLANILAHALDLSGIEDDLVPPLSRQAWTSAALSDDDCLQVLRDIELGFQEMCQILVGA; encoded by the coding sequence ATGCCCGGGATAGACTTGCAAGATGTGATCGCCCGCATCCAGGACTTGCCGTCGCTGCCGGCCGTGGTCACGGAATTGCTGTCGAGTATGGAGCAAGAAGATATCGACACGCACTTGCTGGCCGACAAAATCACGCTGGACCAGGCTTTGACGGCGAAAACCTTGCGCTTGGCGAATTCCTCGTTTTACGGCATGCAGTCGCAAGTCACTAGCATCCAGCAAGCCATCACGGTACTCGGTTTCCACAGCATTCGCACGCTGGTGACCGCCTGTTCGATTACCGGCAGTTTCCAGCCCGCGCCGGGCAGCCGCTTCGACTTCGAGGCCTTTTGGCGCCATGCGGTCGGCACGGCGGTGGCGGCGCGCGCGCTGGCGCCGCACCTGCGCCAAAATCCCGAAACGGCCTTCACCGCCGGCTTGCTGCACGACCTCGGCACGCTGGTGCTGGTCACCAGCTATCCGGCGCTGTACCGGCAGGCCGAACTGTACCGCGGCAGCCACGATTGCGGCGAGGCCGAAGCCGAACGCGCCATCTTCGGGCTGGATCACGCGCTGGTCGGCAGCACGCTGGCGGCGCACTGGAAATTTCCACTGGCGATACAGGCCGCCGTGGCCGGCCATCACGATCTGTCCGGCCCGGACGCGTGCTCGCCATCGCTGGCCCTGACGGTACACCTGGCCAACATCCTGGCCCACGCGCTGGACTTGTCCGGCATCGAAGACGACCTGGTACCGCCGCTGTCGCGGCAAGCGTGGACCAGCGCCGCGCTCAGCGATGATGATTGCTTGCAAGTATTGCGCGACATCGAACTGGGGTTCCAGGAAATGTGCCAGATCCTGGTCGGCGCATGA
- a CDS encoding universal stress protein: MSYKNVLVHLDESERSLERSAIAAGIAHACGGHLLGVALTGVSRLLYQNGLGEGEDPNLELHLDLLRQRASRALAGFGERAAATGLLSFEQRVVDDEAGGGISSLARYADLVVIGQFNPQQPSRSVMSDFPGHVLLHAGRPVLIVPYAAPAADLAPVHAARNILVSWNASKEASRAVSAALPLLQRAGAVHVTVIDPQHHAHEHGEQPGADIVRYLQRHGVASRLTLHQVARRRGDVGDILLSLAADVAADVMVMGAYGHSRLRETILGGATHTVLQKMTIPVLMSH, from the coding sequence ATGTCCTACAAAAACGTACTGGTGCACCTGGATGAAAGTGAGCGCAGCCTGGAACGCAGCGCCATCGCGGCCGGCATCGCCCACGCGTGCGGCGGCCATTTACTGGGCGTGGCGCTGACCGGCGTATCGCGGCTGCTATATCAAAACGGCCTCGGCGAAGGCGAAGACCCGAACCTGGAATTACACCTGGACTTGCTGCGCCAGCGCGCCAGCCGCGCGCTGGCCGGCTTCGGCGAACGGGCTGCGGCCACCGGCTTGCTGTCGTTCGAGCAGCGCGTGGTCGATGACGAAGCGGGCGGCGGCATCAGTTCGCTGGCGCGCTACGCCGACCTGGTGGTGATCGGCCAATTCAACCCGCAACAGCCGTCGCGATCGGTGATGAGCGATTTTCCCGGCCACGTATTGCTGCATGCCGGACGGCCGGTGCTGATCGTGCCCTACGCGGCGCCGGCAGCCGACCTGGCGCCGGTGCACGCGGCCCGTAACATCCTGGTTTCATGGAATGCCAGCAAGGAAGCCAGCCGCGCCGTCAGCGCCGCCCTGCCCCTGCTGCAACGGGCCGGCGCCGTGCATGTGACGGTGATCGACCCGCAACATCATGCCCACGAGCATGGCGAACAACCGGGCGCCGACATCGTGCGCTACCTGCAGCGGCATGGCGTGGCCAGCCGGCTGACGCTGCACCAGGTCGCCAGGCGGCGCGGCGACGTCGGCGACATCCTGCTATCGCTGGCGGCCGACGTGGCGGCGGATGTGATGGTGATGGGCGCTTACGGCCATTCGCGGCTGCGCGAAACGATACTCGGCGGCGCTACGCATACGGTGTTGCAGAAAATGACGATCCCGGTACTGATGAGCCATTAA
- a CDS encoding glycine zipper domain-containing protein, which yields MSRILAGHFQLQDQIAEARAALVQAGFPDSQISAFYVNQPGQHDLHELGGDRAASPGAKETPQGISQGVAVGGAVGAAVGAATVLATGPIGPVVGALVGAHVGSLYSFNSMKERGEAEQGGENRAAPRKAGMLIAVALHGAADRQRALDVLHQLGAEHIEEAQGTIANGDWSDFNPLTTPVLVA from the coding sequence ATGTCACGCATACTCGCAGGCCATTTTCAGTTGCAGGATCAAATCGCCGAGGCGCGCGCGGCGCTGGTGCAAGCCGGTTTTCCGGACAGCCAGATCAGCGCGTTTTACGTCAACCAGCCGGGCCAGCATGATTTGCATGAATTGGGCGGCGACCGCGCTGCATCTCCTGGCGCCAAGGAAACCCCGCAAGGCATTAGCCAGGGCGTGGCGGTCGGCGGCGCCGTCGGTGCGGCGGTCGGCGCCGCGACAGTGCTGGCGACGGGGCCGATCGGGCCGGTGGTCGGTGCGCTGGTCGGGGCGCACGTCGGTTCGCTGTATAGCTTCAACAGCATGAAAGAACGCGGCGAGGCCGAGCAGGGCGGCGAAAACCGGGCCGCGCCGCGCAAGGCCGGCATGCTGATCGCCGTCGCCCTGCACGGCGCGGCCGACCGCCAGCGGGCGCTCGACGTGCTGCACCAGCTGGGCGCCGAGCATATCGAGGAAGCCCAGGGCACCATCGCCAACGGCGACTGGAGCGACTTCAATCCCTTGACCACGCCGGTGCTGGTGGCTTGA
- a CDS encoding TraR/DksA family transcriptional regulator, with translation MNGLEPAQRQRLQHMLEQRKASLLGQMAIDTAEADLRAAMAHEIEASPADNASVRTLNELVNEAAEHNAAQLRTVKYALAKVADGSYGICESCGEEIGWSRLEAKPEARFCINCQTRIEKARK, from the coding sequence ATGAACGGACTGGAACCAGCCCAGCGCCAGCGCTTGCAACACATGCTGGAACAGCGCAAGGCATCCTTGCTCGGCCAGATGGCGATCGATACCGCCGAGGCGGACTTGCGCGCGGCGATGGCGCATGAAATCGAAGCGTCGCCCGCCGACAATGCCAGCGTGCGCACCCTGAACGAATTGGTCAACGAAGCGGCGGAACACAATGCGGCGCAATTACGCACCGTTAAATATGCGCTGGCCAAGGTTGCCGATGGCAGTTATGGTATCTGTGAAAGCTGCGGCGAGGAAATCGGCTGGTCGCGCCTGGAAGCAAAACCGGAGGCGCGTTTTTGCATCAACTGCCAGACCCGCATAGAAAAGGCCCGCAAATAA
- a CDS encoding DEAD/DEAH box helicase, translating into MSFSTLGLSDAIVRAVTEHGYTVPTPIQTQAIPAVLAGGDLLAGAQTGTGKTAGFTLPILHRLSTDAKGSAITSNTSTRPIRALILTPTRELAAQVEESVRAYGKYTKLNSAVIFGGVGINPQIKQLKHGVDILVATPGRLLDHMGQNTVDLSHIEILILDEADRMLDMGFIRDIKKVLAVLPPKRQNLLFSATFSEEIKALADGLLNKPAMIEVARRNSTVEVIAQKIHPVDRDKKHPMLSYLIKSNNWTQVLVFTRTKHGANKLVEQLGADGIGALAIHGNKSQSARTRALSEFKDGTLQVLVATDIAARGIDIDQLPHVVNYDLPNIPEDYVHRIGRTGRAGATGEAVSLVCVDEHEMLKDIEKLIKQTLPRAVIPGFEPDLNARAQPVQLRSGTGGHRNPRPAGTVVRVKTGGGAKPRSGGNGGGGNGGGGRSAPRSAAQHRSGGRGR; encoded by the coding sequence ATGTCCTTTTCCACTCTCGGATTGTCCGACGCTATCGTACGTGCAGTTACCGAACACGGCTACACCGTCCCGACACCGATCCAGACACAAGCAATTCCCGCCGTGCTGGCTGGCGGCGACTTGCTGGCCGGCGCGCAAACCGGCACCGGCAAGACCGCCGGTTTCACGCTGCCGATCCTGCACCGCCTGTCGACCGACGCAAAAGGTAGCGCGATCACCAGCAATACCTCGACCCGCCCGATCCGCGCGCTGATCCTGACCCCGACGCGCGAACTCGCAGCGCAGGTCGAGGAAAGCGTGCGCGCCTACGGCAAATACACCAAGCTGAACTCGGCCGTGATCTTCGGCGGCGTCGGCATCAACCCGCAAATCAAGCAATTGAAGCACGGCGTCGACATCCTGGTGGCGACCCCGGGACGCTTGCTGGACCACATGGGCCAGAACACCGTCGACCTGTCGCACATCGAAATCCTGATCCTCGACGAAGCCGACCGCATGCTGGACATGGGCTTCATCCGCGACATCAAGAAAGTCTTGGCGGTATTGCCGCCGAAACGGCAAAACCTGCTGTTCTCGGCAACTTTCTCGGAAGAAATCAAGGCGCTGGCCGACGGCTTGCTGAACAAGCCGGCAATGATCGAAGTGGCGCGCCGCAATTCGACCGTCGAAGTCATCGCGCAAAAAATCCATCCGGTCGACCGCGACAAGAAACACCCGATGCTGTCGTACCTGATCAAGTCGAACAACTGGACCCAGGTGCTGGTGTTCACCCGCACCAAGCACGGCGCCAACAAGCTGGTCGAGCAACTCGGCGCGGACGGCATCGGCGCGCTGGCGATCCACGGCAACAAGAGCCAGTCGGCGCGTACCCGCGCATTGTCCGAATTCAAGGATGGCACGCTGCAAGTGCTGGTCGCCACCGACATCGCCGCGCGCGGTATCGATATCGACCAGTTGCCGCACGTCGTCAACTACGACTTGCCGAACATTCCGGAAGACTATGTACACCGTATCGGCCGCACCGGCCGCGCCGGCGCCACCGGCGAAGCGGTATCGCTGGTCTGCGTGGATGAACACGAAATGTTGAAAGACATCGAAAAGCTGATCAAGCAAACCTTGCCGCGCGCCGTCATTCCTGGCTTCGAGCCAGACTTGAACGCCCGCGCCCAGCCTGTGCAATTGCGCAGCGGCACCGGCGGCCATCGCAATCCGCGGCCGGCCGGCACCGTCGTGCGCGTCAAGACCGGCGGCGGCGCCAAACCGCGCAGCGGCGGCAATGGTGGTGGTGGCAATGGCGGCGGTGGCCGCAGCGCCCCGCGTTCGGCAGCCCAGCACCGTTCGGGCGGCCGTGGCCGTTAA